Within the Maribacter sp. BPC-D8 genome, the region CAAGAGCTTCTTGTCCGTTGCTATATACCAATATAGAAGTTGCAAAATCTACTTCTTTTATTATTCTTTTGGTACCATATACAAATATAGGGTCGTCATCTATTATACAGCATGTTGAAACTTTATTCATAGTCAATTTTATTTAGCTCTTTTTAAGTTTGATGAAAATGGTTGTGCCTTCGTCTACTTTACTTTCTATACTAATACTACCACTCATTGACTCGACTTGATTTTTGGTAATGAACAGTCCAATTCCTTTAGCATCTTTATGCTTATGAAAAGTTTTATACATACCGAAAATAGTATTGCCATGTCGATCTAAGTCTATTCCTTGACCGTTGTCTGTGAATGAAATTACAATGTCTTCTCCTTTAATTTCAGATTTTATTTTTATAACAGGTGTGCGTTGTATTGAGCGATATTTTAGGGCATTTGTAAGTACATTTAAGAAAATACTTTCTAAATATGCTGGTACTGCATTTACAAAATGAGATTTTTCAATATCAATGTTAAGCTTGGCATTTTGTTCTTCTAATAAACCATTGATACTTTGAGTAATTTGGTTTAAAGTATTAAGTATGCTAATACTTTGTAATTTTTCAAGAGCTCCGGTTTTAACCTGAACAACATCGTTTAAATGCGCAATAGTTTCAGATAAACTTTCGGTAGCGCTGGTAATCATTCGATTTATATTCTTTCGCTCGTCTTCATCTTCTTCTTTATTCAAAAATGTGGTAAGCATCGTCATATTGGTAGAATGCGAACGAAGGTTATGCGAAACGATATGGGCGAAATTAGTTAAACTTTCATTCTGGCTTTTGGTAACATCTACCAATGCTTCTAATTTGTTTTGTGCTTCAATTCTATCAGTAATGTCTAAAAATTGAGTGATAACATGACTTACTTTACCATTCAAATCTTTTACAGGGGTTGATCCAATTATAGCATGTACTATATTTCCGTTTTTATTAAAATATCTTTTCTGAAACTGTAAATGCTCAGAGCCGTAATTAACTACTTTGTTTTTATAAGAATTACTGCCTGGTTTATCATCTGGGTGAGTAATATCCATCGAGGTCATTTTTAATAACTCTTCTTCAGAATATCCTAAACTATGCGATAAGCTTTTGTTTATTTTTAACCATTTAAGTTCTGGACTTACCAGTGCCATACCAATAGCAGAGTGTTCAAAAGTTTCAGCAAATAACTTAGTACTTTTGGCTAATTCAATTTCGGTACTACGAAGTTCTGTAATATCCCAATTAGCACCTGTCATTTTAATAGGTTGCCCGTTTATATCTCTAATAGTTTTGGAAATTCCTTTAATATATCTAGTGGATCCATTTTGAAGTTTTATTCTGTATTCTTCGTCAAAATCTTTCATACCCTTTATAGCATCAAAGGTGGCGGCTAATATTCTTTCTTTATCGGTTTCATCTATGGTAGATGACCAGGTTTCAAAAGCTCCTGAAAATTGATTTTCATTTAAATCAAAAATTCGGTACATTTCATTATCCCATTCTAACTCTTTTTCAACGAGATCATAGTTCCAAGTTCCAATTTTTGCAGTTTGGGTGGTAATTTTTAATCGTTCGGAGATTTCTTGATGGGCTAACTCAATTTTCTTTCGCTCGTCTATATCTTGAAAAGTGCCAATAATTCTAACCGCTTTTCCGTTTAGCATTTCAACCTCCCCTTTTGCACATACCCAAATTTCATTGTTTTTGGCAGTGATAATAATTAGTTCTGTGTCAAAAGGTTTTCCTTCAGCAATTGCGATACTAATTAAGTAAGAAATTTTATCTCTGTAAACACCTTCTTTATAAAAATTTATTCCTTCCTCTAAGTTTGGAACAAAATCAGCTTCCACTTCGTGAATGTCTTTTGTTGTTTTTGTCCAGTGTACTGTATTATTTATTAAGTCTAGTTCCCAGCATCCTATTCTGGCAACTTCTTCAGCTCTATGTAGTAGCTCTAGTTCTTTCTGTACGGCGGTAATATTATCTAAAAATATAATGGCACCGTCAAAACCATGATCTTCAATAGTAGAAGGTATAATTTTCCATTTTAGCCATTGTAGCTTGCCATCTGGTAAAATGAATTTTTGTCCAATATTTATATCCTCTTGTCCTTTTATGCCATTTTTTACAGCAACTTTAAAAAGGTTAGGAGTTTCAATTGTATGATCAAATAAATTTTTGTCGATGATATCGATTTCACCTAAACTAAATTTTTCTTGCCACTGGTTAGAGTAACTAATAAAGTTTAACTTAGTATCCACGATAGCAATTGCATTGGGGGACTCTTTTAAAAGAAAGTCAACGGCTAATGTTTTCAAAAGTTCTAGAATTTTAATTTAAAGGTACATATTATCTTTAAGGTAGGAAAAAATTATGGAATAGTAAGAAAATACATCTTGATATGATTACTTTCATATTGTCGTGAATGAGAATAATTTATTATACAAAACTATGAACGAGGTTTTTTTTAAAGAGATAAGAGAAGGTAGCTTTAATGAGGTTAAAGCTATGTTAGAGAAGAATCCTATACTCGTCAACAGTAAAGATGTTAGAGGTTCAACACCTTTAATTTTGGCTACTTATTATGATGAAATGGAAATTGCAACGCTACTATTAGACAAAGGAGCAAAAATCGATGCTGTAGATGCATCTGGTAACACAGCCTTAATGGGTGTTTGCTTCAAAGGCTTTACCGATCTTGCAAAATTATTGATAGATAAGAAGGCACAACTTAATGAGCGTAATGCTATGGGGGCAACTTGCCTAATTTATGCTGCACAATTTAATCGTTTAGAAATCGCAAAATTATTAATAGCGAATGGCGCAGATAAAACAATAAAAGATAATAGGGGCAACAGTGCATTAGATCATGCTAAAACTCAAGGTTTGAGCGCTTTTATTGATTTGTTGGAGTAATAGTATGAAAGAGGAGCAAAACGGTCGTTTAAAAATAGCACTTATACAATCTACTTTACATTGGGAGGATCCACATACCAATAGAGAAATGTTCGGCGCCAAAATCGATCAAATCGATGAACCTGTTGATTTAATAGTTTTGCCAGAAATGTTTACCACAGGCTTTACAATGTCACCTGATAATATTGAAAAAAAAGAAGGTTTGACAACCCTAGATTGGATGAAGAAAATGGCTGCCAATAAAAATAGTGCAGTAGTTGGTAGTGTCGTATTTCATGATAATGACAAATATTATAATAGACTCTTATTTGTAAGACCAAATGGCGAATATGAAAAGTATGATAAGCGACATACATTTACTTTAGCTGGTGAACATGAAAAATATACTGCAGGTACAGAAAGACTAATAATAGACTACAAAGGTTTTGCCATCTGCCCATTAGTATGTTATGATCTTCGTTTTCCGGTATGGAGTAGAAACACAGAAAATTTTGATGTTTTAATATATACAGCAAATTGGCCTACGCCAAGAATTAATTCTTGGGATGCACTTTTAAAAGCAAGAGCCATCGAGAATATGGTGTATTGTGTTGGGGTAAATCGTATAGGTGAAGACAAAGTAGGACATCAGTACCCGGGGCATTCTAGCGTATATGACCCACTCGGAGAATTGGTTTCACTTTCTGAGAAAGAAGAAACAATTATTATTGAATTAGTAAAAGATGAAATCGACCTAGTGCGAAATAAGCTCCGTTTTTTAAATGACCGCGATGATTTTAATCTATCAAATTAAAGGTCTCTATTTTTTCCCAATTAGCGCGTAATTCTATTAGCGTAGGGTAGTAGCTTATTTTTTCAGGTTGTCTATGTTCTAAAAAACTGCCTGTATCCCATTTTCCATTACCGTTCATGTCGAATATGACTCTAGCTTGGTATTTACCAGGATTTAAATTATCAAAGACATACGCCTGTGGCTCAGTAGCGTAAATTTCTCGTTGTAAATCTCCTTTTTCGTTGGTAAGCTGAACAATTATCGGGTAAACGATTGAGCTGCCATTTAGATTTAAAGTTAAGTTGCCATAATCTGCAATGCTCTTTGTTCGAAAAGAATAAGCGACCGAATCATTAGATGTTTCGAAAAAGTCGGTTACCGCACCAGGTATAAGTTCCATTCTATAGCTTTGGTCGGGGTCAATCTTAAAGTTAAAATTCAATAAATTTTCTAAGGTATCGAGCTTTAATTTATAAGCAATTTCAACAGAATCTTTATCCATCAATTTAATTTTGGTGCTATCGAAACTAACTAGTGGAGTATTACTTAAGAGATTTATAGGCTTATCCATTTCAATATTTCCATTTTGACTCATCGAAATTTTTAAGGAGTCAAACTCAACTTTTCTGTTTTTAACTTTAAACGTATCTTTTGTAATTAAAGATTCATTAGTAATTACAAAAAGGAGAGAGTCCATTTCATAAGGTGTAAACCAGAAATTCAATGTGTCTTTTTCTCTTTCTTTACTAATCTTCGTTCTAACTGTATCGGGTATTTCGGTAATGGTTTCAATTGATATGTCGGTTCCATCTCCATAATAGCCAAAGCTAATTCTATTACTAGCTTCCATACTGGGTACGGCTATGCTGTAATCGGGTATTTCTTTAAATAGATTCAATAAATAGATAGAATCTGTAGGTAAGTTTATAGTATCACGTACAAAACCTATTTTATCGGTTTTTTGATCGAATAAATTATTGCCTGTGGCATCTTTAATACCAAATAAGGCATATTTGCCTTCCTTTAAATTATTAAGTTTAAATATAACTGCGCTGTCTAGCGTATTGGTAATATAGTTTGGTGGTCTCTTGTAAACGGTAGAGTCTGTATAACTAGTGTCAATTTTATAAAGCATTACGCTGACAAAATCATCGGCATTTTTATTGAATGCATCTTTAACTACGCCTGTTAATTCTAATGAATCGATATAATCGCCAGTAGAGAAAACATAGGTAAAAAAAGATTTTGGGTTTTCTTCGTTGTTGTCGACAATACCTTGACCGAAATTAAAAGTATAGGTTGTATTTGGTTCGAGCGTGTCTTTAATAGTAATTTCTACGTATTTGTTAGCATTACCAATAGGTGAAAGTACAGGAGCATTTTTTAAAGGGGGAGAAATTATAAGCTGCTTTTGAATATCTTTTAGCTTCACTAATTCATCAAAATACAATCTAATCTTTTGCCCAGTAAAGTTGGTTGTTAAATTTGGTGGCTCTGCCCTTGTTAATTCTGGTGGAGTTATGTCTTTTGGTCCACCGGTAGGTGTGCCCCTTTGTGCGCATTGGTATGACACCAATACGATGATAAAAACAAATATAAAACCTAAAATTTTTCTGCTCATTAGTGTAATTATCGACCGCAAAGAAACAACATATTTTATAGAAATCTAATTCTATGGAACAACTGCCATACTTGATATGTAAATTTCAACACCTTCAATATCTTTGAAGGTGTTTGCACAAATTTCCATAGTAGCACCGGTAGTAATAACATCGTCAACCAACAATATGGTTTTGTTTATTAATTTTTCTCCATTTTTGATTTCATATAACGACCGGTTGTCATACCATCTGTTTAGTCTATTTTTCTTGGTTTGTGTTTTAGTATTTGCAGTTTTTATCAAAATATCATCTGTATAGTTTGCATCAATGTGAAGTGCAATTTGTTTTGCAAATAGTGCCACTTGGTTATAACCTCTCTTCTTAAGTTTCTTTCTGTGTAAGGGAACGGGAATTACATAGTCGATTTTTGGCAAATGACCTTGTTGCTTCAAAATTTGACCATGCCAATCGCCTAAAAATATACCTATACCTTCTTGGTTTTTATATTTTAAGAAGTGAATAAGGTTTTTTACGATTCCAATTTCGGTAAAGAATAAGAATGAGTTTGCTTTTTTTATGTTAATTCGACCATAAAAAATACGGTCAACTGCATTTTCATCGTTAAAGGTGTACTCGGTAAGTGGTAATTGGTGTCGGCAAGATGTACAGAGAAGAACCTCTCCTCTATATAATCGTGCATTACATCCAAAACATGATATGGGTAAGAGTATGTTCGTAACATCCTTTAGTATATTTGAAATTCTGTTTTTCATCAAATTTTACAGATTAAACAACCTACAGCCCACTTTTTAAATGGACAGTCAAGATAATAAATTCAATTATAAAATAATACTAGCAGCATTTGTTGCAGTTCTTTTAGCACTATTAATTGCATTCTACTATAGTTATGCCCAATCAAACGATCAAATAGACTTTTTAGAACAAGAGAAAGAGATTCTTGTAAAAGACCTTACTATTATGAAAGCAGATGTAGCTCGCTTATCTGCAAAAAGTGAAATGAACGATATTGAATTGAAAGATTCCAGGTATAAGGTACAAGAACTTTTAGATTCTGTAGGTCGATTAAATTTTACAGTACAAAAGTTAAGAGAATTTAAAACGGAATTACGTAGGTTAGAGTCTAAGAACGATAGCTTACTTTTAAAGAACAACTTCTTACGTTATAACAACATGTTACTTACCGATAAGTATGATGAGTCTCGTAAGCA harbors:
- a CDS encoding PAS domain-containing protein, whose protein sequence is MKTLAVDFLLKESPNAIAIVDTKLNFISYSNQWQEKFSLGEIDIIDKNLFDHTIETPNLFKVAVKNGIKGQEDINIGQKFILPDGKLQWLKWKIIPSTIEDHGFDGAIIFLDNITAVQKELELLHRAEEVARIGCWELDLINNTVHWTKTTKDIHEVEADFVPNLEEGINFYKEGVYRDKISYLISIAIAEGKPFDTELIIITAKNNEIWVCAKGEVEMLNGKAVRIIGTFQDIDERKKIELAHQEISERLKITTQTAKIGTWNYDLVEKELEWDNEMYRIFDLNENQFSGAFETWSSTIDETDKERILAATFDAIKGMKDFDEEYRIKLQNGSTRYIKGISKTIRDINGQPIKMTGANWDITELRSTEIELAKSTKLFAETFEHSAIGMALVSPELKWLKINKSLSHSLGYSEEELLKMTSMDITHPDDKPGSNSYKNKVVNYGSEHLQFQKRYFNKNGNIVHAIIGSTPVKDLNGKVSHVITQFLDITDRIEAQNKLEALVDVTKSQNESLTNFAHIVSHNLRSHSTNMTMLTTFLNKEEDEDERKNINRMITSATESLSETIAHLNDVVQVKTGALEKLQSISILNTLNQITQSINGLLEEQNAKLNIDIEKSHFVNAVPAYLESIFLNVLTNALKYRSIQRTPVIKIKSEIKGEDIVISFTDNGQGIDLDRHGNTIFGMYKTFHKHKDAKGIGLFITKNQVESMSGSISIESKVDEGTTIFIKLKKS
- a CDS encoding ankyrin repeat domain-containing protein, encoding MNEVFFKEIREGSFNEVKAMLEKNPILVNSKDVRGSTPLILATYYDEMEIATLLLDKGAKIDAVDASGNTALMGVCFKGFTDLAKLLIDKKAQLNERNAMGATCLIYAAQFNRLEIAKLLIANGADKTIKDNRGNSALDHAKTQGLSAFIDLLE
- a CDS encoding amidohydrolase; the protein is MKEEQNGRLKIALIQSTLHWEDPHTNREMFGAKIDQIDEPVDLIVLPEMFTTGFTMSPDNIEKKEGLTTLDWMKKMAANKNSAVVGSVVFHDNDKYYNRLLFVRPNGEYEKYDKRHTFTLAGEHEKYTAGTERLIIDYKGFAICPLVCYDLRFPVWSRNTENFDVLIYTANWPTPRINSWDALLKARAIENMVYCVGVNRIGEDKVGHQYPGHSSVYDPLGELVSLSEKEETIIIELVKDEIDLVRNKLRFLNDRDDFNLSN
- a CDS encoding Ig-like domain-containing protein, coding for MSRKILGFIFVFIIVLVSYQCAQRGTPTGGPKDITPPELTRAEPPNLTTNFTGQKIRLYFDELVKLKDIQKQLIISPPLKNAPVLSPIGNANKYVEITIKDTLEPNTTYTFNFGQGIVDNNEENPKSFFTYVFSTGDYIDSLELTGVVKDAFNKNADDFVSVMLYKIDTSYTDSTVYKRPPNYITNTLDSAVIFKLNNLKEGKYALFGIKDATGNNLFDQKTDKIGFVRDTINLPTDSIYLLNLFKEIPDYSIAVPSMEASNRISFGYYGDGTDISIETITEIPDTVRTKISKEREKDTLNFWFTPYEMDSLLFVITNESLITKDTFKVKNRKVEFDSLKISMSQNGNIEMDKPINLLSNTPLVSFDSTKIKLMDKDSVEIAYKLKLDTLENLLNFNFKIDPDQSYRMELIPGAVTDFFETSNDSVAYSFRTKSIADYGNLTLNLNGSSIVYPIIVQLTNEKGDLQREIYATEPQAYVFDNLNPGKYQARVIFDMNGNGKWDTGSFLEHRQPEKISYYPTLIELRANWEKIETFNLID
- a CDS encoding ComF family protein; the encoded protein is MKNRISNILKDVTNILLPISCFGCNARLYRGEVLLCTSCRHQLPLTEYTFNDENAVDRIFYGRINIKKANSFLFFTEIGIVKNLIHFLKYKNQEGIGIFLGDWHGQILKQQGHLPKIDYVIPVPLHRKKLKKRGYNQVALFAKQIALHIDANYTDDILIKTANTKTQTKKNRLNRWYDNRSLYEIKNGEKLINKTILLVDDVITTGATMEICANTFKDIEGVEIYISSMAVVP